A genomic window from Agrobacterium larrymoorei includes:
- a CDS encoding methionine ABC transporter permease has product MSPDMLFNILLKGLIQTLHMVAVSGIVGSVLGLPIGIFLATSGKGELFEAPMTNRIIGFIVNAARSTPFIILVVAIIPFTRLVAGTSIGTNAAIVPLTVATVPFIARLVEAAIREVDKGLIEAARAMGATPLQIVTKVLLAEAKPGITLALTLTLVSLIGYSAMVGAVGGGGLGDLGIRYGYQRFMPDVMLAVVIVLIVLVQLVQSAGDALARSFDKRNRKT; this is encoded by the coding sequence ATGTCGCCTGATATGCTGTTCAACATTCTCCTCAAAGGCCTGATCCAGACGCTGCATATGGTGGCGGTTTCCGGCATCGTCGGGTCCGTGCTCGGACTGCCGATCGGCATCTTTCTCGCCACCAGCGGCAAGGGCGAGCTGTTCGAAGCGCCTATGACGAACCGCATTATCGGCTTCATCGTCAATGCGGCGCGCTCCACGCCCTTCATCATTCTGGTGGTGGCGATCATTCCCTTCACCCGGCTGGTTGCTGGCACATCGATCGGCACCAATGCCGCCATCGTGCCCCTCACCGTCGCGACCGTGCCTTTCATTGCAAGGCTGGTGGAAGCGGCGATCCGCGAGGTGGACAAGGGGCTGATCGAAGCGGCGCGCGCCATGGGTGCGACACCGCTTCAGATCGTCACCAAGGTGCTTCTGGCCGAAGCCAAGCCCGGCATTACGCTCGCGCTGACCCTCACGCTCGTCAGCCTGATCGGCTATTCGGCGATGGTGGGCGCTGTCGGCGGCGGCGGGCTTGGAGACCTCGGCATTCGCTATGGCTACCAGCGCTTCATGCCGGATGTGATGCTGGCGGTGGTCATCGTCCTCATCGTGCTGGTTCAGCTGGTGCAAAGCGCAGGTGACGCGCTTGCCCGCAGCTTCGACAAGCGCAACCGCAAGACCTGA
- a CDS encoding methionine ABC transporter ATP-binding protein codes for MVAFEAVTKTFGGNGKEPAFTALAGVDFVVPRGGISGIIGRSGAGKSTMIRLVNGLERPTSGKVVVDGVDVGALDEGGLRSLRRSVGMIFQHFNLLSSRTAYDNVALPLEISGVSRQEIQRKVGPLLDLVGLGDKAKRYPAELSGGQKQRVGIARALATEPKLLLSDEATSALDPETTQSILELLKRINAELGLTVLLITHEMEVVKTIASQVAVIDKGLIVEQGSTFDIFTHPRHETTRSLLSSAVGVKLPHWVTSGLKSEAAAGDRILVRLVFFGDTAFQPLTARLVAEIGPDVNILAGTIEEIAGAPFGSLVVSYPATPEVLARAKHFYDETGLTTEVLGYVA; via the coding sequence ATGGTGGCGTTCGAGGCTGTGACGAAAACCTTTGGCGGCAACGGCAAAGAGCCCGCCTTCACCGCGCTTGCAGGCGTGGATTTCGTCGTCCCGCGTGGCGGCATTTCCGGCATTATCGGCCGTTCGGGTGCCGGCAAGTCCACCATGATCCGCCTCGTCAACGGGCTGGAACGGCCGACATCCGGCAAGGTGGTGGTGGATGGCGTCGATGTCGGCGCGCTGGACGAGGGCGGCTTGCGCTCGCTTCGCCGCTCGGTCGGCATGATCTTCCAGCACTTCAATCTGCTGTCGTCGCGCACGGCTTACGACAATGTGGCGCTGCCGCTGGAAATTTCGGGTGTCTCGAGGCAAGAGATCCAGCGCAAAGTCGGACCGTTGCTCGATCTCGTCGGTCTCGGCGATAAGGCCAAGCGCTATCCGGCAGAGCTTTCCGGCGGCCAGAAGCAGCGTGTGGGCATTGCACGTGCGCTTGCGACTGAGCCGAAGCTGCTGCTCTCCGACGAGGCGACCTCAGCGCTCGATCCGGAAACGACGCAATCGATCCTCGAATTGTTGAAGCGCATCAATGCCGAGCTTGGCCTGACCGTGCTGCTCATCACCCATGAGATGGAGGTGGTGAAGACCATCGCTTCGCAGGTTGCCGTCATCGACAAGGGGTTGATCGTCGAGCAGGGCTCCACCTTCGATATCTTCACCCATCCGCGCCACGAGACGACACGCAGCCTGTTGTCGTCCGCCGTCGGCGTCAAGCTGCCGCATTGGGTCACGTCCGGCCTGAAGAGTGAAGCAGCAGCAGGCGACCGCATTCTGGTGCGTCTCGTCTTCTTCGGCGATACGGCGTTCCAGCCTCTCACTGCACGTCTTGTCGCCGAGATCGGCCCGGATGTGAATATTCTGGCGGGCACCATCGAAGAGATTGCCGGGGCGCCCTTCGGCTCGCTGGTCGTGTCCTACCCGGCAACGCCCGAGGTTCTGGCACGGGCGAAACACTTCTATGACGAAACGGGCCTGACGACGGAGGTGCTTGGCTATGTCGCCTGA
- a CDS encoding MetQ/NlpA family ABC transporter substrate-binding protein: protein MKKLIIAASLAALFAGSALAETIKVGVTPAEHAQIMEQVKKIAATKGLDIEILEFSDYVVPNQALADGELQANSFQHQPYLDNQIADRKFDLVSVGTTITTPMGVYSKKVKSLDELKDGATVGIPNDPTNGGRALLVLASKGLIKVNEAVGLKVTPADITENPKNIQIVELDAAQLPRSLDDTDASVINTNYATAAGLNPKKDSIAIESEKSPYANVIAVRSEDKDKPWVKTLVESYHSPEVKNFILEKYNGTVIPSW from the coding sequence ATGAAAAAGCTTATTATCGCTGCTTCTCTCGCAGCTCTTTTTGCCGGCAGCGCGCTGGCTGAAACCATCAAGGTCGGCGTAACACCTGCCGAACATGCGCAGATCATGGAGCAGGTGAAGAAGATTGCAGCCACCAAGGGCCTCGACATCGAGATCCTCGAATTCTCCGACTACGTCGTGCCGAACCAGGCGCTGGCCGATGGCGAGTTGCAGGCCAACTCCTTCCAGCACCAGCCCTATCTCGACAACCAGATCGCCGACCGCAAGTTCGATCTCGTCAGCGTCGGCACCACCATCACCACGCCGATGGGCGTCTACTCCAAGAAGGTGAAGAGCCTGGACGAGTTGAAGGATGGCGCAACCGTCGGCATCCCGAACGACCCGACCAATGGTGGCCGCGCGCTTCTGGTTCTGGCTTCCAAGGGCCTGATCAAGGTGAACGAAGCTGTCGGCCTCAAGGTCACGCCAGCCGACATCACCGAGAACCCGAAGAACATCCAGATCGTCGAACTCGACGCCGCACAACTGCCGCGTTCGCTGGACGATACCGACGCGTCGGTGATCAACACCAATTATGCAACCGCCGCCGGTCTCAACCCGAAGAAGGATTCGATCGCCATCGAAAGCGAAAAGTCTCCCTATGCGAATGTGATTGCGGTTCGCTCGGAAGACAAGGACAAGCCTTGGGTCAAGACGCTGGTGGAGTCTTACCACAGCCCGGAAGTGAAGAATTTCATTCTGGAAAAGTACAACGGCACCGTCATCCCGTCTTGGTAA